The proteins below come from a single Chryseobacterium nepalense genomic window:
- a CDS encoding TetR/AcrR family transcriptional regulator: MEFQVKFKVNETLYLKNPENSEIGKAIVKNSIELIYETGFESFTFKKLAQKISSTEATVYRYFPSKHKLLTYILNWYWSYIEFISKLRLQEIKEPQQKMEKILEIITHNDTTQDSIEDYDLSKLHSIVIAESSKSYLVKEVDEINQEMVFSPLKSLCNFFGEVITQAKPDFPYPKSFASTLLETAHDQQFFSEHLPKLTDNHIKRTEHKKYVLDYLRFITYNLIK; this comes from the coding sequence ATGGAATTCCAGGTAAAATTTAAAGTCAACGAAACATTATACTTAAAAAACCCCGAAAACAGTGAGATCGGAAAGGCCATCGTGAAGAATTCTATTGAACTGATATACGAAACAGGCTTTGAAAGCTTTACATTTAAAAAATTAGCACAGAAAATCAGCTCTACGGAAGCCACGGTTTACAGATATTTTCCGTCTAAACATAAATTACTCACTTATATCTTAAACTGGTATTGGTCTTATATTGAATTTATTTCTAAGCTAAGGTTGCAGGAAATTAAAGAACCTCAGCAAAAAATGGAGAAAATTCTGGAAATTATCACCCATAATGATACTACCCAAGACAGCATTGAAGACTATGATCTCAGCAAACTTCACAGTATTGTTATTGCAGAAAGCAGCAAATCTTATCTGGTAAAAGAAGTAGACGAAATCAATCAGGAAATGGTTTTTAGTCCACTTAAAAGTCTGTGCAATTTTTTTGGAGAAGTAATCACCCAGGCAAAACCGGATTTTCCCTATCCTAAGTCATTTGCCAGTACTTTGCTGGAAACAGCGCACGATCAGCAGTTTTTCAGTGAACATTTGCCTAAGCTTACCGATAATCATATAAAAAGAACAGAACATAAAAAGTATGTACTTGATTATCTGCGTTTTATTACCTATAATCTTATAAAATAA
- a CDS encoding peptidase domain-containing ABC transporter: protein MENSPKQYGYNLFKYITKEKKDVTNIYFYAILNGLVQLSVPLGIQSIISFVMGATMATSIYILIIFVVIGTWLVGYFRLKVMQIIEKIQQKIFVEFSVAFTEKIPKVNLSSTRKYYLPELVNRFFDTQNLQKGISKILLEIPTALIQIIFGLLLLSFYHPWFLIFGALVVLSVVLIFNFTMESGIKSSIEESDKKYETAAWIEDLAASVKSFKINSETEIHLKGIDERVTGYLEHRTSHFKVLEIQYKTIIAFKVIITLAMLVIGTYLLVNQKLNIGAFIATEIVVLSIMAAVEKLIISLESYYDVIASLAKLNKVTELAEEKNGEIIFANQNEGIEIEFKNVDFYFNSNVHILQDINCIIRENAITVISGELGSGKSLLLNMMAGFYEPPAGSVLINKIPLKNIDKEKLRTEMGVYLEDMRMIQGTVQDNILMGNENINMEDVMELSERIGTENISSQFTSGFFTEISETDPEISFSSKKKILLLRALIGEKKLLLLEDPVDGMNEIFKNKMLQYLKEISYKTTIVIVSQNSEIIDYADHHLHLKNGTLKTLS from the coding sequence ATGGAAAACTCTCCTAAACAATACGGTTATAATCTTTTTAAATATATTACAAAAGAAAAGAAAGACGTTACCAATATTTATTTTTACGCTATTTTAAACGGTCTGGTTCAGCTTAGTGTTCCTCTGGGAATACAGTCTATTATCAGCTTTGTTATGGGAGCAACCATGGCAACATCCATTTATATCCTGATTATTTTTGTTGTGATCGGAACCTGGCTCGTAGGGTATTTCAGGCTTAAGGTGATGCAGATTATTGAAAAAATCCAGCAGAAAATATTTGTGGAATTTTCCGTCGCCTTTACCGAAAAGATTCCTAAAGTAAATCTTTCAAGTACCAGGAAATACTATCTTCCGGAACTTGTAAACCGTTTTTTCGACACCCAGAATCTGCAAAAGGGAATTTCAAAAATTTTACTGGAAATTCCTACCGCACTGATACAGATCATTTTCGGTCTTCTTCTATTATCTTTTTATCATCCCTGGTTTCTGATCTTTGGAGCACTTGTAGTACTGAGTGTCGTGCTTATTTTTAATTTTACCATGGAAAGCGGGATAAAATCCAGTATTGAGGAAAGCGACAAAAAGTATGAAACGGCAGCATGGATAGAAGATCTGGCCGCATCGGTAAAATCTTTTAAAATAAACTCAGAAACAGAGATTCATCTTAAAGGAATTGATGAACGCGTAACAGGATATCTTGAACACAGAACTTCCCATTTTAAAGTTCTTGAAATTCAATATAAGACAATTATTGCTTTTAAAGTTATTATCACACTGGCAATGCTGGTTATAGGAACTTATCTTCTCGTCAACCAAAAGCTTAATATCGGGGCGTTTATCGCTACGGAAATTGTTGTATTAAGTATTATGGCAGCAGTAGAAAAACTCATTATAAGCTTAGAAAGCTATTATGATGTAATTGCTTCCCTCGCCAAACTTAACAAAGTGACAGAGCTTGCTGAAGAGAAAAACGGAGAAATTATTTTCGCCAACCAAAATGAAGGTATTGAAATTGAATTTAAAAACGTCGACTTTTACTTCAACAGCAATGTCCATATACTTCAGGATATCAATTGTATTATCAGGGAGAATGCCATAACGGTAATTTCCGGTGAGCTGGGATCAGGAAAATCACTCCTCCTGAATATGATGGCCGGATTTTACGAACCGCCTGCAGGAAGTGTCTTAATTAATAAAATTCCATTAAAAAATATTGATAAAGAAAAACTCCGGACGGAAATGGGCGTGTATCTCGAAGATATGAGAATGATCCAGGGAACCGTTCAGGATAATATTTTAATGGGGAATGAAAATATTAATATGGAAGATGTAATGGAATTATCGGAAAGAATTGGTACGGAAAATATTTCAAGTCAGTTCACAAGCGGTTTCTTTACCGAAATAAGTGAAACAGATCCCGAAATCTCATTCAGTTCCAAGAAAAAAATCCTGCTCCTCCGTGCATTAATCGGAGAGAAAAAGCTGCTGTTGCTTGAAGATCCGGTTGACGGAATGAACGAAATTTTCAAGAACAAAATGCTGCAGTATCTTAAGGAGATCAGCTATAAAACGACCATCGTGATTGTTTCTCAAAATTCCGAAATTATTGATTACGCAGATCATCATCTGCATTTGAAAAACGGAACTTTAAAAACTTTATCTTAA
- a CDS encoding alpha/beta hydrolase, translating into MQKILLSLCLSFLFLKYNAQIPNVVSGRIERTADFKSQYVTPRNVDVWLPEGYSASRKYAVLYMQDGQMLYDPETTWNKQSWNVDDIISDLIRNKKIQNTIVVGIWNDSKLRHLDYFPQKPFESLTATQKDTVRAQLTKSGSSDLVFSPNSDNYLKFLVKELKPFIDKKYSTYKDKAHTFIAGSSMGGLISMYAICEYPDIFGGAACLSTHWPGTFTLDNNPFPDSVLKYLSKNLPDPKSHKIYFDCGDKTLDALYPDIQKKADRIMAKAGFSDASWKTMYFPGENHSEEAWNKRLAIPLEFLLKKK; encoded by the coding sequence ATGCAAAAAATTTTATTATCTCTTTGTTTGTCTTTTCTTTTTCTAAAATACAATGCGCAGATTCCGAATGTTGTTAGTGGCAGAATCGAAAGAACAGCAGATTTTAAATCTCAATATGTAACACCGAGAAATGTAGATGTCTGGCTTCCGGAAGGCTATTCTGCGTCCCGAAAATATGCGGTGTTATATATGCAGGACGGCCAAATGCTGTATGATCCGGAGACAACATGGAATAAGCAGTCGTGGAATGTGGATGATATTATTTCAGATCTTATTAGAAACAAGAAAATTCAGAATACAATTGTGGTGGGAATCTGGAATGATTCGAAATTAAGGCATTTGGATTATTTTCCGCAAAAACCTTTTGAAAGTCTTACAGCAACACAAAAAGATACGGTTCGGGCTCAATTGACAAAATCGGGAAGTTCCGATCTGGTTTTTTCTCCTAATTCGGATAATTACCTCAAGTTTCTGGTAAAAGAACTTAAACCATTTATCGATAAAAAATATTCAACGTATAAAGACAAGGCACACACTTTCATTGCAGGAAGCAGCATGGGAGGGCTTATTTCCATGTATGCCATCTGCGAATATCCTGATATTTTCGGCGGAGCCGCCTGCCTTTCAACACACTGGCCGGGTACTTTCACTCTAGATAATAACCCTTTTCCCGATTCGGTTTTAAAATACTTGAGTAAAAATCTTCCGGATCCTAAGAGTCATAAAATCTATTTTGATTGTGGAGATAAAACTTTGGATGCGCTTTATCCGGATATTCAGAAAAAAGCCGACCGGATAATGGCAAAAGCAGGCTTCTCGGATGCCAGCTGGAAAACGATGTATTTTCCGGGAGAAAACCACAGCGAAGAGGCATGGAATAAAAGACTTGCAATCCCTCTTGAGTTCCTGCTGAAGAAAAAATAG